In Cervus elaphus chromosome 29, mCerEla1.1, whole genome shotgun sequence, a single window of DNA contains:
- the LOC122686260 gene encoding succinate dehydrogenase [ubiquinone] cytochrome b small subunit, mitochondrial-like isoform X2 codes for MATLWRLSVLCGSREGRALHHAGSMAASLHWTGERVVSVLLLGLLPAAYLNPCSAMDYSLAATLTLHSPWGTGQLVTDHVHGDAVQKAAKTALLVLSAFTFAGLCYVNCHDVGICKVVAMLWKL; via the exons ATGGCGACTCTCTGGAGGCTGAGTGTCCTTTGCGGCTCCAGAGAAGGGCGAGCTCT CCACCATGCTGGTTCCATGGCTGCATCTCTCCACTGGACTGGTGAGAGGGTTGTCAGTGTTTTGCTCCTGGGCCTACTTCCAGCTGCTTATTTGAATCCTTGTTCTGCGATGGACTActctctggctgcaaccctcaCTCTTCACAGTCCCTGGGGCACTGGACAACTTGTTACTGACCATGTTCACGGGGATGCAGTGCAGAAGGCTGCCAAGACAGCCCTATTGGTGCTCTCGGCTTTCACCTTTGCTGGACTCTGTTATGTCAACTGTCATGACGTGGGCATCTGCAAAGTTGTGGCTATGCTGTGGAAACTCTGA
- the LOC122686214 gene encoding olfactory receptor 13J1-like, which produces MEPANSTEVSEFFLKGFSGYPALEHLLFPLCSAMYLVTLLGNTGIVAVSVLEARLHTPMYFFLGNLSILDICYTSTFVPLMLVHLLSAQKTISFVGCALQMCLSLSTGSTECLLLAIMAYDRYLAICRPLRYPMLMSRQLCCLLAGAAWVLCLFKSVTETVIAMRLPFCGHQVVSHFTCEILAVLKLACADTSISEVFLLVGAVLLLPVPLAFICLSYMLILATTLRVPSAAGCHKAFSTCSAHLAVVMLFYSTVIFMYMKPKSKEARVSDEVFTVLYAVVTPMLNPIIYSLRNKEVKEAARKVWGRMQASR; this is translated from the coding sequence ATGGAGCCCGCCAACAGCACAGAGGTGTCTGAGTTCTTCCTGAAAGGATTTTCAGGTTACCCTGCCCTGGAGCACCTGCTCTTCCCTCTGTGCTCAGCCATGTACCTGGTGACCCTGCTGGGGAACACAGGCATCGTGGCAGTCAGCGTGCTGGAGGCCCGCCTGCAcacacccatgtacttcttcctgggcAACCTCTCCATCCTGGACATCTGCTACACGTCCACCTTTGTGCCCCTGATGCTCGTCCACCTGCTGTCAGCCCAGAAGACCATCTCCTTTGTTGGCTGCGCACTGCAGATGTGTCTGAGTCTGTCTACAGGCTCCACAGAGTGTCTGCTGCTCGCCATCATGGCCTACGATCGCTACCTGGCCATCTGCCGGCCCCTTAGGTACCCCATGCTGATGAGCCGCCAGCTCTGCTGCTTGCTGGCGGGAGCCGCCTgggtcctctgcctcttcaagtcGGTGACTGAGACAGTCATCGCCATGAGGCTGCCATTCTGTGGCCACCAGGTGGTCAGTCACTTCACCTGTGAGATCCTGGCAGTCCTGAAGCTGGCCTGTGCCGACACGTCCATCAGTGAGGTCTTCCTGCTGGTGGGTGCCGTCTTGCTGCTGCCCGTGCCCCTGGCCTTCATCTGCCTGTCCTACATGCTCATCCTGGCCACCACCCTGAGGGTACCCTCGGCCGCCGGGTGCCACAAAGCCTTCTCTACTTGCTCAGCACACCTGGCCGTGGTCATGCTTTTCTACAGCACCGTAATCTTCATGTACATGAAACCCAAGAGCAAGGAGGCCCGTGTCTCTGACGAGGTCTTCACGGTCCTCTACGCTGTGGTcacacccatgctgaaccccatcatctacagcctgaggaacaaggAGGTGAAGGAGGCCGCCAGGAAGGTGTGGGGCAGGATGCAGGCCTCCAGGTGA
- the LOC122686260 gene encoding succinate dehydrogenase [ubiquinone] cytochrome b small subunit, mitochondrial-like isoform X1 has translation MATLWRLSVLCGSREGRALFPRTPVVRPAPVSTFLQDRPAQGWCGTQHIHLSASHHAGSMAASLHWTGERVVSVLLLGLLPAAYLNPCSAMDYSLAATLTLHSPWGTGQLVTDHVHGDAVQKAAKTALLVLSAFTFAGLCYVNCHDVGICKVVAMLWKL, from the coding sequence ATGGCGACTCTCTGGAGGCTGAGTGTCCTTTGCGGCTCCAGAGAAGGGCGAGCTCTGTTCCCCCGAACCCCAGTGGTCAGACCAGCTCCTGTCTCAACATTTCTCCAGGACCGACCTGCCCAAGGATGGTGTGGAACACAGCATATTCACCTGTCTGCCAGCCACCATGCTGGTTCCATGGCTGCATCTCTCCACTGGACTGGTGAGAGGGTTGTCAGTGTTTTGCTCCTGGGCCTACTTCCAGCTGCTTATTTGAATCCTTGTTCTGCGATGGACTActctctggctgcaaccctcaCTCTTCACAGTCCCTGGGGCACTGGACAACTTGTTACTGACCATGTTCACGGGGATGCAGTGCAGAAGGCTGCCAAGACAGCCCTATTGGTGCTCTCGGCTTTCACCTTTGCTGGACTCTGTTATGTCAACTGTCATGACGTGGGCATCTGCAAAGTTGTGGCTATGCTGTGGAAACTCTGA
- the LOC122686203 gene encoding olfactory receptor 2S2-like, which yields MQTEMNGANQTVVTEFVLLGLHDHHDLEMVLFVLCLGIYSINVLGNALLIGLNMLDPRLHTPMYFFLSNLALIDISATSSIVPLMLVHFLETQSTISFPGCALQMYLTLALGTTECVLLAMMACDRYVAICQPLRYSELMNWQTCMWMAAGTWGAGFANSLLHSSLTWSLPFCGHNIINHFFCEILAVLKLACGDISLNALLLMVASAVVTLPPLLLIFLSYVFILTAILRVPSAAGRHKAFSTCSAHLTVVVIFYGTISFMYFKPKAKDLNMDKLLALFYGIVTPSLNPIIYSLRSTEVKAAAIALLRGDLLSRKMSRFPVVL from the coding sequence ATGCAGACTGAGATGAATGGGGCAAACCAGACGGTCGTGACAGAGTTTGTCCTGCTGGGGCTACACGACCACCACGACCTAGAGATGGTCCTGTTTGTGCTCTGCCTGGGCATCTACTCCATAAACGTGCTGGGGAATGCCCTCCTCATCGGGCTGAACATGCTGGACCCCCGcctgcacacccccatgtacttcttcctcagcaACCTCGCCCTCATAGACATCTCTGCCACGTCCTCCATTGTGCCTCTCATGCTGGTCCACTTCCTGGAAACCCAGAGCACCATCTCCTTTCCTGGCTGTGCCCTGCAGATGTACCTGACCCTGGCGCTGGGCACCACAGAGTGCGTGCTCCTGGCCATGATGGCGTGTGACCGGTACGTGGCCATCTGCCAGCCGCTTCGCTACTCAGAGCTCATGAACTGGCAAACCTGCATGTGGATGGCAGCAGGGACCTGGGGGGCAGGCTTTGCCAACTCCCTTCTCCATTCCAGTCTCACCTGGAGCCTCCCCTTCTGTGGCCACAATATCATCAACCACTTCTTCTGTGAGATCTTGGCAGTGCTGAAACTAGCCTGTGGGGACATCTCTCTCAATGCACTGCTATTAATGGTGGCTTCCGCTGTCGTGACGCTGCCCCCTCTGCTGCTCATCTTCCTGTCCTATGTGTTCATCCTCACTGCCATCCTGAGGGTGCCCTCTGCTGCCGGCCGGCACAAAGCCTTCTCTACCTGCTCTGCCCACCTCACAGTGGTGGTGATTTTCTATGGGACTATCTCCTTCATGTACTTCAAGCCCAAAGCCAAGGACCTCAACATGGATAAGCTTCTTGCATTGTTCTATGGGATCGTGACCCCCTCGCTGAACCCcatcatctacagcctgaggagCACAGAGGTGAAAGCTGCCGCCATAGCTCTGCTGAGGGGAGATCTCCTCTCCAGGAAGATGTCCCGCTTTCCTGTGGTTCTCTAA